A DNA window from Catenulispora sp. GP43 contains the following coding sequences:
- a CDS encoding transposase — protein sequence MTETGKSCAEVARDLGINETTLATWVSRERAAQRQAAASGLGESKAAELARLRRENAELRMERDVLKRSVVLWVKEATR from the coding sequence GTGACCGAGACCGGGAAGTCGTGCGCGGAGGTGGCGCGGGACCTGGGGATCAACGAGACGACGTTGGCCACGTGGGTGAGTCGGGAGCGGGCCGCGCAGCGGCAGGCTGCGGCGAGTGGGCTGGGCGAGTCGAAGGCCGCGGAGCTGGCGCGGTTGCGGCGGGAGAACGCCGAGCTGCGGATGGAGCGTGATGTCCTCAAGCGTTCGGTGGTCCTGTGGGTGAAGGAGGCGACGAGGTAG